A window of the Torulaspora globosa chromosome 6, complete sequence genome harbors these coding sequences:
- the UTH1 gene encoding SUN family protein UTH1 (ancestral locus Anc_1.241), with translation MRLSSLLLLSSGVLGAPAVHHKDRHNEKREVVVVTRYVDQTGGEASHPAVQSTLSSGPAATGAATTTSSSAAASSAASSGASSGASSGGSGGVHGDLADFSGPNQEFQDGVIPCSQFPSGQGVVKLDWVGLDGWASIMDLNGNTASTCKEGFYCSYACQAGMSKTQWPSEQPSDGRTVGGLQCKNGFLYRANPNSQYLCEWDQNSASAINKKSQSICMCRTDYPGSENMVVPTVVDAMGSKPVSVVKEDSYYQWQGKKTSTQFYVNNAGVSVEDGCIWGEPGSGVGNWAPVVLGAGYTGGITYLSIIPNPNNRNPPNYNIKIVANEGSSINGDCKLENGVYTGSGSDGCTVSVTSGSASFVFY, from the coding sequence ATGAGATTATCGAgcttgttgctgctgtcaTCGGGCGTGTTGGGCGCGCCAGCCGTGCACCACAAGGACCGTCACAATGAGAAGAGAGAGGTGGTCGTCGTGACCAGATACGTGGACCAGACGGGCGGTGAGGCGTCGCATCCGGCCGTGCAGAGTACGTTGAGCAGCGGGCCCGCTGCTACCGGTGCTGCGACGACGACTTCGTCGTCGGCGGCCGCTTCGTCGGCCGCTTCGTCTGGAGCCTCGTCTGGAGCCTCGTCCGGCGGCTCCGGCGGTGTTCATGGCGATCTTGCAGACTTCTCGGGGCCTAACCAGGAGTTCCAGGACGGTGTGATTCCCTGTAGCCAGTTCCCAAGCGGTCAGGGTGTCGTGAAGCTCGACTGGGTTGGGCTGGACGGCTGGGCGTCGATCATGGATCTCAACGGCAACACCGCTTCTACGTGTAAGGAGGGGTTCTACTGCTCGTACGCGTGCCAGGCCGGTATGTCCAAGACACAATGGCCGTCGGAACAGCCTTCCGACGGCAGAACCGTCGGCGGGCTGCAGTGTAAGAACGGGTTCCTGTACCGTGCGAACCCGAACTCGCAGTATCTGTGTGAATGGGATCAGAACTCTGCCTCCGCGATCAACAAAAAATCCCAGTCGATCTGTATGTGCAGAACCGACTATCCTGGCTCCGAGAACATGGTGGTGCCTACCGTGGTCGACGCCATGGGCTCGAAACCGGTCTCCGTCGTCAAGGAGGATTCCTACTACCAGTGGCAAGGTAAGAAGACCTCTACCCAATTCTACGTCAACAACGCAGGCGTCTCTGTCGAGGATGGCTGTATCTGGGGCGAACCTGGTTCCGGCGTCGGTAACTGGGCTCCTGTGGTTCTTGGCGCTGGTTACACTGGTGGTATCACTTACTTGTCGATCATTCCAAATCCAAACAACCGCAACCCACCTAACTACAACATCAAGATTGTCGCTAACGAGGGCTCCTCGATCAACGGTGACTGTAAGTTGGAGAACGGCGTCTACACCGGCTCCGGCTCTGATGGTTGTACTGTCTCCGTGACCTCCGGTTCCGCTTCGTTCGTCTTTTATTAG
- the ASF1 gene encoding nucleosome assembly factor ASF1 (ancestral locus Anc_1.242), translating into MSIVSLLGIKVLNNPANFSDPYEFEITFECLEPLKHDLEWKLTYVGSSRSLEHDQELDSILVGPVPVGVNKFVFTADPPSAELIPASELVSVTVILLSCSYDGREFVRVGYYVNNEYDSEELRENPPAKVQVQHVVRNILAEKPRVTRFNIVWDNENEGEMYPPEQPGVDDEADEEDDEEEEEEEEEEEEEEDDDEAEEEAEEEGEARELEAQEAEEEDEEAAEQAIDAADQHAGEDEDPPEINEEDDDLPSLKKRKIEGEDEAASTPQDV; encoded by the coding sequence ATGTCGATTGTGTCGCTGCTTGGTATCAAGGTGCTTAACAATCCCGCGAATTTTTCGGATCCGTATGAGTTTGAAATAACGTTTGAGTGTCTGGAGCCGTTGAAGCATGATTTGGAGTGGAAGTTGACATACGTGGGGTCTTCGAGGTCGCTGGAGCACGACCAGGAGTTGGACTCGATCCTGGTGGGGCCAGTGCCCGTTGGGGTGAATAAGTTTGTCTTTACGGCGGATCCGCCGTCAGCAGAGCTGATCCCGGCGAGCGAGCTGGTCAGCGTGACGGTGATCCTGCTCAGTTGCTCATACGATGGCAGAGAGTTTGTGAGAGTCGGCTACTATGTGAACAACGAGTACGACAGCGAGGAGCTGAGGGAGAATCCTCCGGCGAAGGTCCAGGTGCAGCATGTGGTGAGGAACATCCTGGCTGAGAAGCCTAGAGTAACGAGGTTCAACATTGTGTGGGACAACGAGAACGAGGGCGAGATGTATCCTCCGGAGCAGCCCGGGGTCGACGACGAGGCagacgaagaggacgacgaggaagaggaggaagaggaagaggaggaggaggaggaggaagatgatgacgaggctgaagaagaagctgaggagGAAGGCGAAGCTAGGGAGCTAGAGGCTCAggaagctgaggaagaagacgaagaggcTGCGGAGCAGGCGATAGAtgcagcagatcagcaTGCCGGCGAGGACGAGGACCCTCCGGAGATaaacgaggaagacgacgacTTGCCatcgctgaagaaaagaaaaatcGAGGGCGAGGACGAGGCAGCATCAACGCCTCAGGATGTCTAA
- a CDS encoding uncharacterized protein (ancestral locus Anc_1.243) → MERPNDYEGQESSETFDIKFERPVFIRQGKNVELKREKRVQKPLKSACKPSHGTRVKNPSSKPLIFVQEDLDNSQSTCSDEESLKPPKKATNRETYYEYGESVGGYRFVGTEREMLDFESSKGANRIQKSDSFDAQSFDRPNLSEKQRFSTHDYIVRYWNQDKGGSALYFPILSANRGEHIHINDLTADRVEQFYLHSCSQLGFDLPSILKRERLKWHPDRLLGKLAPEDAGTVRKITRLFQIINELWESQ, encoded by the coding sequence ATGGAAAGGCCGAATGACTACGAGGGACAGGAATCATCAGAAACCTTCGATATCAAATTCGAAAGACCAGTCTTTATCCGTCAAGGCAAAAATGTTGAGctgaaaagagaaaagagGGTCCAAAAACCTCTTAAGAGTGCCTGTAAGCCAAGCCACGGTACGAGAGTCAAAAATCCCAGCTCGAAGCCACTTATCTTTGTGCAGGAGGATTTGGACAATTCTCAAAGCACCTGCtccgatgaagaaagtctAAAGCCACCTAAAAAGGCTACCAATCGTGAAACATACTACGAGTACGGAGAGTCTGTGGGCGGCTATAGATTTGTTGGCACTGAAAGGGAGATGCTGGACTTTGAGAGCTCGAAAGGCGCGAACAGAATCCAAAAGTCGGATTCATTCGATGCACAGTCATTTGACCGACCGAATCTGTCGGAAAAGCAGAGATTTAGCACACACGACTATATTGTACGGTACTGGAACCAAGATAAAGGCGGTAGCGCATTATATTTTCCGATTCTAAGCGCAAACCGTGGCGAGCACATCCATATCAATGATCTGACGGCAGACCGCGTCGAACAGTTCTACCTGCACAGCTGCTCGCAACTTGGCTTCGATCTGCCGtcgatcttgaaaagagagagacTGAAATGGCACCCCGACCGACTGTTGGGCAAGCTTGCCCCCGAGGACGCGGGAACCGTGAGGAAAATTACAAGGCTTttccagatcatcaacGAGCTTTGGGAGTCCCAATAG
- the MEF2 gene encoding mitochondrial elongation factor MEF2 (ancestral locus Anc_1.264) encodes MSIARLWGSLRSYATKPELRKLRNIGIIAHIDAGKTTTTERMLYYSGKISRIGNVDQGDTITDFLPQEKSRGITIQSAAVSFNWQKDHQINLIDTPGHADFTFEVIRSVKVLDGCVTILDAVAGVEAQTEKVWKQSQRSPKICFINKMDRVGAGFSRTVKELIAKMNTRVALINIPLFVQEPQDQVPRFAGVIDLVNMKVIEWDPEDCDKINVTDATTAGAEIQEQLLRGRESLIETLGEYDENLIEFFLEEANGDYLKVPPELLNGSIRKATLAKFVTPVLCGASFRNIGVQPLLDAIVNYLPSPLEASLPETNHPTLPVKLDPKLGALMNNNKNLCVLLAFKVITDPIRGIMVFVRVYSGTLHAGNTAFNSNTGKKFKIGKLVIPHANVYEEVSTLYPGQIGILVGTTVAENVSTGDTIVTHSLKKDGLRSLDSKRELTVKINPIAIPPPVFSVCVEPRTLGNKKSMEDALGTLTREDPSLHVSFDEETGQTLLSGMGELHLEIAKYKLVNELNADVEIGKVMVSYKETIDGKTPEETISSDAGYQLTVSILPLPLHEDTLDVVARSIHETWYPLGIDNNYLIMENHRKYTTEELWPFQISFQAVINALISSSIVALQKGGKIARYPLHSCAVKVKGDWTLPPDIENPAEVLKLSRKLILTAISNIPQDQFSVLEPVMDLDISVPQKDMGSVIQDLTGSRNANILSIDDESGIDNNDQNIEFQKIAQEQFLPPDPTVKLANLGSEGSSMKFIKAQVPLRDMVSYTNRFRSLTQGRGSFHMNYSGMDKVNKDRLSSILNE; translated from the coding sequence ATGTCAATTGCAAGGTTATGGGGGTCTCTGAGAAGCTATGCCACCAAGCCTGAGCTCCGGAAACTCAGAAACATCGGTATCATTGCCCACATTGATGCAGGTAAAACTACCACTACTGAGCGAATGCTCTATTACTCTGGAAAGATCAGCAGAATAGGGAATGTCGACCAAGGTGACACGATAACAGATTTTCTGCCGCAGGAGAAGTCAAGAGGAATCACTATTCAAAGTGCTGCCGTCTCTTTTAATTGGCAGAAAGACCATCAGATCAACTTGATCGATACCCCGGGCCATGCAGATTTCACATTTGAAGTCATTAGGTCAGTTAAAGTGCTTGATGGATGCGTGACAATTCTGGATGCAGTAGCAGGCGTCGAAGCGCAGACGGAAAAGGTGTGGAAGCAGTCGCAAAGGTCTCCCAAGATATGCTTCATTAACAAGATGGACAGAGTTGGGGCTGGCTTCAGCAGGACTGTTAAGGAGCTGATTGCAAAGATGAACACAAGAGTAGCACTTATAAATATTCCATTATTTGTCCAGGAGCCGCAGGATCAGGTTCCGAGGTTTGCAGGCGtcattgatcttgtcaaTATGAAGGTTATTGAGTGGGATCCAGAGGATTGCGACAAGATAAATGTCACAGATGCAACAACCGCTGGAGCGGAAATTCAGGAACAGCTTTTGAGAGGTAGAGAGTCGCTGATTGAAACGCTGGGTGAATACGACGAAAACCTAATAGAATTTTTTCTAGAGGAAGCAAACGGGGATTATCTCAAGGTTCCACCGGAGTTGCTCAATGGATCGATCAGAAAGGCAACCCTTGCTAAGTTCGTCACGCCTGTTCTCTGTGGTGCATCGTTCAGAAACATCGGCGTCCAGCCGCTTCTTGATGCGATAGTGAATTATCTGCCGTCGCCATTGGAAGCTTCGCTTCCCGAGACCAATCATCCTACCCTTCCAGTCAAGTTGGATCCCAAGCTGGGCGCACTAATGAATAATAACAAGAATCTTTGTGTGTTGCTGGCGTTCAAAGTCATCACGGATCCTATTAGAGGGATTATGGTCTTTGTAAGAGTTTACTCAGGGACTTTACATGCTGGAAATACCGCTTTCAACTCCAACACCGGgaaaaagttcaagatTGGTAAGTTGGTTATCCCACACGCTAATGTATATGAGGAAGTATCGACACTCTATCCTGGACAGATAGGTATATTGGTTGGAACGACAGTGGCCGAAAACGTTTCGACGGGTGATACCATCGTTACTCACTCGCTTAAAAAGGATGGACTGAGATCGCTCGATAGCAAAAGGGAACTCACGGTAAAGATTAATCCGATCGCCATACCGCCACCAGTTTTCAGTGTTTGCGTAGAGCCAAGAACACTGGGCAATAAAAAATCGATGGAGGATGCCTTAGGGACACTGACTCGAGAAGATCCAAGTCTGCACGTTTCATTTGACGAGGAAACGGGCCAAACACTTTTAAGTGGGATGGGTGAGCTGCACCTGGAGATCGCTAAATATAAGTTAGTCAATGAACTAAATGCAGATGTTGAGATAGGTAAGGTAATGGTCTCTTACAAAGAAACTATCGATGGAAAGACTCCAGAAGAGACGATAAGTTCTGACGCTGGATATCAACTTACTGTATCCATTCTTCCTTTGCCCCTTCATGAAGACACCTTGGACGTAGTTGCTCGTTCGATTCACGAGACGTGGTACCCATTGGGAATTGATAATAACTATCTCATTATGGAGAATCATAGAAAGTACACAACGGAAGAATTGTGGCCCTTTCAgatatcttttcaagcGGTGATCAATGCTTTGATTTCAAGTTCCATTGTCGCTTTGCAAAAGGGTGGTAAGATCGCCAGATATCCACTTCATTCATGCGCTGTGAAAGTTAAAGGCGACTGGACTCTACCGCCGGACATCGAAAACCCAGCAGAGgtattgaagctttcaaggAAACTCATTTTAACAGCTATTTCAAATATCCCACAAGATCAGTTTTCGGTTTTAGAGCCTGTTATGGATCTTGACATATCCGTTCCACAAAAAGACATGGGATCAGTTATTCAAGATCTCACAGGTTCTCGCAATGCCAATATTTTGTCAATCGACGACGAAAGTGGTATAGATAACAACGACCAGAATATCGAATTTCAGAAAATTGCCCAGGAGCAGTTCCTTCCACCTGACCCGACGGTTAAGCTTGCAAACCTGGGTTCTGAAGGATCTAGCATGAAATTTATTAAGGCTCAAGTTCCGCTTAGAGACATGGTGTCATACACAAATAGATTTAGAAGCTTGACACAGGGTAGGGGCTCCTTCCATATGAACTATAGCGGCATGGATAAGGTAAATAAGGATCGTCTAAGCTCCATTTTAAACGAATAG
- the GCN3 gene encoding translation initiation factor eIF2B subunit alpha (ancestral locus Anc_1.263), translating into MSQFSITETYLKFLEEDPEMTMPIAAIESLVTLLRVKNPETAAEMINTIKSAANELTQSIPNSISLKAGCDIFMRFVLRNTHLYGDWENCKEHLIENGQLFVSRAKLTRDKVAQIGLDFISDDDTILVHGFSRAVFTLLKHAAEKFIRFRCVVTECRPTSQGKQLYSLLQEKGIPVIMVVDGAVGAVIDQVDKVFVGAEGVAESGGIINVVGTYSVGVLARNARKPFYVVTECHKFVRMFPLSPDDPSMQGKSLDFTRKNDDDEPQEMLRGPRLDYTAQEYITALITDLGVLTPSAVSEELIKMWYD; encoded by the coding sequence ATGTCTCAATTCAGCATTACCGAGACCTATCTTAAGTTCCTGGAGGAAGATCCGGAGATGACCATGCCAATCGCTGCTATTGAGTCGCTGGTTACCTTACTGCGAGTTAAGAACCCTGAGACAGCAGCGGAGATGATCAACACTATCAAATCGGCAGCCAATGAATTAACACAATCGATTCCGAATTCCATATCTTTAAAGGCCGGTTGCGATATCTTTATGCGGTTTGTTCTGAGAAATACACATCTTTACGGTGACTGGGAGAACTGCAAAGAGCATCTGATCGAGAATGGCCAGCTTTTCGTCTCCAGAGCCAAGCTCACAAGAGATAAAGTAGCTCAGATCGGTCTCGATTTCATATCTGATGACGACACGATCTTGGTACACGGGTTCTCCAGGGCAGTCTTCACTCTATTGAAGCATGCAGCTGAGAAGTTCATTAGATTCAGATGTGTGGTGACCGAATGTAGGCCTACATCTCAAGGAAAGCAGCTTTACTCCCTTCTGCAGGAGAAGGGTATCCCAGTTATAATGGTGGTCGACGGCGCTGTCGGCGCCGTTATCGACCAAGTAGATAAAGTGTTTGTGGGTGCCGAGGGCGTAGCCGAATCAGGTGGTATCATCAATGTCGTCGGTACGTATTCCGTGGGAGTGCTTGCTCGAAATGCGAGAAAGCCGTTTTACGTCGTGACAGAATGCCACAAGTTTGTACGTATGTTCCCGCTGTCGCCAGATGACCCATCGATGCAGGGCAAATCGCTGGATTTCACACGTAAGaacgacgacgacgaaCCGCAAGAGATGCTCCGTGGCCCTAGATTGGACTACACGGCTCAAGAATACATTACTGCATTGATCACCGACTTGGGAGTGCTAACGCCGAGCGCGGTCTCAGAGGAACTAATCAAAATGTGGTACGATTGA
- the RPC37 gene encoding DNA-directed RNA polymerase III subunit C37 (ancestral locus Anc_1.262): MSSENQLFVTDEEDKLAEEHIAEEPPAVPQETHDDEAVEEGDDPVIQEFALNIAGRDELLHVLQYANKAKKIGNRTADHPFIGACRYKPNSSVWELDIPVDDGAFFNKQRAEDNWGKADVQTLRGVGVENSGQYAGFVSNGEVYLVPVEKVAQLRPFFKYIDKASSDRKQEDAKRNVNPASQKSQVVTMSVKSVNDPTQHRLAGALLAHKVAEEEEPTELAWAENTFEHFKESVVAEANSHVLKPLGDEKNYEENLV; the protein is encoded by the coding sequence ATGAGCTCAGAGAATCAGTTATTTGTCactgatgaggaagataaACTGGCAGAAGAACATATAGCGGAGGAGCCTCCAGCGGTGCCGCAAGAGACCCATGATGACGAggcagttgaagaaggagatgatCCTGTAATCCAGGAATTCGCACTTAATATTGCGGGCAGGGATGAATTGCTACACGTACTGCAGTATGCGAATAAAGCTAAAAAAATTGGCAACAGAACAGCGGATCATCCCTTTATTGGAGCATGCAGATATAAACCCAACTCTTCTGTTTGGGAACTGGATATCCCAGTGGATGACGgtgctttcttcaacaagcaGAGAGCTGAGGATAACTGGGGAAAGGCGGATGTTCAAACATTGAGGGGTGTAGGCGTTGAGAATAGTGGGCAGTACGCAGGGTTTGTGTCGAACGGCGAAGTGTATCTGGTGCCAGTCGAGAAGGTCGCACAGCTGAGGCCGTTCTTCAAATATATAGACAAGGCGAGCTCGGATCGAAAACAGGAGGATGCAAAGAGGAATGTAAACCCTGCCTCGCAGAAAAGCCAGGTTGTCACTATGTCAGTCAAGAGTGTGAACGATCCAACGCAACACAGGCTCGCGGGCGCGCTGTTGGCGCACAAAGTCgcagaggaggaagaaccGACGGAGCTGGCCTGGGCGGAGAACACATTTGAACATTTCAAGGAATCTGTTGTGGCGGAAGCTAATTCTCATGTGCTCAAACCGCTGGGCGACGAGAAAAATTATGAGGAAAATCTTGTATGA
- the DBP7 gene encoding putative ATP-dependent RNA helicase (ancestral locus Anc_1.261) has product MSDDDGMLLNFDTNADFGEKTVAKVTGGRWKDRRRLKMMVTGQQPNKKRKIEKARENDRERQEIVPREASVGKNVEVEAKNARTAPLVAGPQVVSSLFTSNREISTSSNDNARDESAVHKPSNAPLFKDTFESVGVQELLVNHLKEKMRIQKPTSIQKLVFSYLLLADEGRDKDLFINAQTGSGKTLAYFLPILSRILQMNVRVDRKSGCFALIVAPTRELASQIYSVISMLTNCCHYLVPCLLIGGERKKSEKARLRKGCNFIIGTPGRILDHLQNTQVIREQLSHTLRYIVLDEGDKLMELGFEETIRDILNILHQVPVSTERYPQLPSRIVHVLCSATMQNGAAKLGDVALNDYKLLSTRKKKHDDAINEAPDQLLQRVVVVPPKLRLVTLAGGLDEIHRKHKQTKSSQTSRTMVFLSCSDSVEFHYETFSSNDAYHRNLVGESVRLMDKGNSILPSFLSDTDPDVVFYKLHGSLSQPIRTSTLESFSKDSASTKGKHLIMFCTDVASRGLDLPHVGTVLEVDPPFSTEDHLHRIGRTARAGQSGEALLFLLPGEEEGYLGKIKPYHPKGWKLLKYDEDLLKPAFQETSVRRSDRNDKPDGTIHDWDTNATTWHLNVERRVLEDSTFKSLAIKAFTSHVRAYATHISDEKAFFNIKLLHLGHLAKSFGLRERPKGIGAQNSSEKDSSKKTPKENTKNKMFRLARMAVKESASEFNY; this is encoded by the coding sequence ATGAGCGACGACGATGGTATGCTGTTGAATTTCGACACCAACGCCGACTTCGGTGAGAAAACAGTTGCGAAAGTTACCGGTGGCAGATGGAAGGACCGGCgaagattgaagatgatggTTACTGGCCAGCAGCCTAACAAGAAACGGAAAATTGAGAAGGCTCGAGAGAATGATCGGGAAAGACAGGAGATTGTTCCGCGAGAGGCCTCCGTTGGGAAAAACGTCGAGGTGGAGGCGAAGAATGCAAGAACAGCTCCCCTAGTAGCCGGTCCGCAGGTTGTGTCCTCACTGTTTACCTCAAACCGGGAGATTTCTACGTCTAGTAACGATAATGCTCGTGATGAGAGCGCGGTGCATAAGCCCTCTAATGCTCCCCTGTTCAAAGATACTTTTGAGTCAGTCGGCGTACAAGAACTGCTGGTGAACcatttgaaggagaaaatgAGAATCCAGAAACCGACAAGTATCCAGAAATTGGTTTTTTCATATTTATTGCTTGCTGATGAGGGCAGGGACAAGgatcttttcatcaatgcACAGACGGGATCAGGTAAGACATTGGCTTATTTCCTGCCCATCCTGTCTCGGATTCTACAAATGAACGTTAGAGTTGACCGTAAATCAGGCTGTTTTGCCTTAATTGTAGCCCCTACCCGTGAGTTGGCTTCGCAAATTTACTCTGTCATTTCTATGCTGACCAACTGCTGCCACTACTTGGTGCCATGCCTGCTGATAGGTGGAGAGCGTAAGAAATCGGAGAAGGCAAGACTGAGGAAGGGTTGTAATTTTATTATTGGGACTCCCGGCCGGATTCTCGACCACCTGCAGAATACGCAAGTCATCCGCGAGCAACTGAGCCATACGTTGAGATACATTGTGCTCGATGAAGGCGATAAACTGATGGAGCTTGGGTTCGAAGAGACAATCAGGGATATTCTTAATATTCTTCACCAGGTACCCGTTAGCACCGAAAGGTATCCTCAACTGCCCTCTCGGATCGTTCATGTTCTCTGCAGTGCAACTATGCAGAACGGCGCTGCCAAGCTTGGTGATGTTGCGTTGAATGACTACAAGTTACTAAGCACTCGAAAGAAAAAACATGACGACGCCATAAATGAAGCCCCAGATCAGTTGCTCCAAAGGGTCGTTGTAGTTCCTCCTAAATTGAGGCTTGTCACCTTGGCTGGTGGGTTGGACGAAATCCACAGAAAGCACAAGCAGACGAAAAGTAGCCAAACGTCACGCACAATGGTATTCTTGTCGTGCTCCGACAGTGTCGAATTCCACTACGAGACGTTCTCTTCCAACGACGCATATCACCGCAACCTTGTTGGCGAGAGTGTAAGATTGATGGACAAAGGTAACAGTATACTGCCCAGTTTCTTAAGTGACACAGATCCCGATGTTGTCTTTTACAAGCTGCACGGTTCTCTCTCGCAACCAATCCGTACGTCGACATTGGAGTCGTTCAGCAAGGACTCTGCATCGACCAAGGGCAAACACCTCATAATGTTTTGTACAGACGTGGCAAGCAGAGGTCTAGATCTGCCGCACGTTGGGACGGTGCTGGAAGTCGATCCTCCGTTCTCCACTGAGGATCATTTGCACAGGATCGGTCGTACTGCTCGTGCTGGTCAGAGCGGTGAGGCGCTGTTGTTTCTGCTTcctggcgaagaagagggcTACCTTGGCAAGATCAAGCCCTACCATCCTAAGGGTTGGAAGCTTTTGAAGTACGACGAAGATCTGTTAAAACCTGCCTTCCAGGAGACTAGCGTGAGGAGAAGCGACAGAAACGATAAGCCTGATGGTACTATCCACGATTGGGATACTAATGCAACGACATGGCATCTGAATGTCGAAAGGCGTGTCCTCGAAGATTCGACCTTCAAATCTTTAGCCATCAAGGCTTTCACAAGCCACGTCAGAGCCTACGCAACCCATATTTCAGATGAGAAGGCCTTTTTCAACATCAAATTGCTTCATCTGGGGCATTTAGCCAAGAGTTTTGGTCTCAGAGAGAGACCAAAAGGTATAGGGGCCCAGAACTCTAGTGAGAAGGACTCTAGTAAGAAGACTCCAAAAGAGAACACAAAGAATAAGATGTTCCGCTTAGCACGTATGGCGGTCAAAGAAAGTGCTAGCGAGTTCAATTACTAG
- the GSM1 gene encoding Gsm1p (ancestral locus Anc_1.260) produces the protein MGDSLESFPRGLKGFKRSKTDHDILEGVLRDTITPSFVRKMTKKLPLELKQTRKPIQTACGFCHEKHLQCDVGRPCQNCLKRNIGYLCRDKIRKPRKRSCTSASNNELVKAVKVDAGSVQKTGESALGSDEPLDDAASDMMDMKTEENEDDSAKTSDEALPRMHSFSTLLNNHFNTFLHDPVIPNMLGSHPETKGPHHESNKIEDAIDFGSMWATNEYMKLNDIAGIMPSDDKRPEDMVDKEPTDDIPPINRSSSSQLFQYLNVGPTVPRSDSRPFISLEMDKMGSMNRIDVAKTDQLYNADSSNPSPQNLRETELTPYKIRQLIKTPKDLFEKQHLIKPHNYRTAYKDLLRCLHRMFLGSYASDSLESFQGDTEQNQKMQLRRKQLRHIARSIVDRYAPIFVTLTSNMIEDDLLMQELILQRTLLEFENMAKLVTCTPICIWRRSGEICFVSNEFLSLTGFSKKEILNERRFIAEFLDHQSVVDYYDLFHEYLAFGSKNGTKSTTADGQAIFGECNLLVSNGSFLKCAGCWTAKRDSFNISLLVVGQFLPIFDVE, from the coding sequence ATGGGCGACAGCCTTGAAAGCTTTCCAAGAGGGCTGAAAGGATTCAAGCGATCTAAGACTGACCACGACATCCTTGAGGGAGTCCTCAGGGACACAATAACACCGAGCTTCGTTcggaagatgacgaagaaacTGCCGTTGGAATTGAAGCAAACGCGCAAGCCGATCCAGACTGCTTGTGGCTTCTGCCATGAGAAACATCTCCAGTGCGATGTCGGAAGACCCTGTCAGAACTGTCTGAAAAGAAACATTGGGTACTTGTGCCGGGACAAGATAAGGAAACCTAGAAAACGTTCTTGCACATCTGCATCCAATAATGAGTTAGTCAAGGCAGTTAAGGTGGATGCAGGCAGCGTACAAAAGACAGGGGAAAGCGCTCTAGGAAGCGATGAGCCTTTAGACGATGCAGCAAGTGACATGATGGATATGAAAACAGAGGAAAACGAAGATGATTCAGCCAAGACATCTGACGAAGCATTGCCCAGAATGCACAGTTTTTCAACGCTATTGAACAATCATTTTAACACTTTTCTTCATGATCCTGTGATTCCGAATATGCTTGGGTCTCATCCCGAAACCAAGGGGCCACATCATGAATCCAATAAGATTGAGGACGCGATTGATTTCGGCAGCATGTGGGCAACTAACGAGTATATGAAGCTCAATGACATTGCGGGGATAATGCCATCAGACGATAAACGACCAGAGGACATGGTCGACAAGGAACCAACCGATGATATACCACCCATCAACagatcttcatcgtcacAGCTATTTCAATACTTGAACGTCGGCCCAACAGTACCTAGAAGCGACTCGAGGCCATTCATATCACTGGAAATGGATAAGATGGGCAGCATGAACCGAATCGATGTTGCGAAGACCGACCAGTTATATAACGCAGATTCTTCGAACCCATCACCTCAGAACTTACGTGAAACAGAGCTTACCCCATACAAAATACGTCAACTAATCAAGACACCAAAGGATTTGTTTGAGAAACAGCATCTTATTAAGCCCCATAACTACAGAACGGCTTACAAGGATCTTTTGCGATGTCTGCATCGCATGTTTTTGGGGAGCTACGCTTCGGATTCGCTTGAATCATTTCAGGGCGATACAGAACAGAATCAGAAAATGCAGCTGAGACGGAAACAGCTGAGACACATTGCCAGGTCAATCGTCGATCGCTACGCGCCAATCTTCGTTACTTTGACATCGAACATGATCGAAGATGACCTTCTAATGCAAGAGCTGATTCTGCAGAGGACCCTTCTGGAATTCGAGAACATGGCGAAGCTAGTAACCTGCACACCAATTTGCATATGGAGACGGTCGGGCGAAATTTGTTTTGTGAGTAACGAATTTCTGTCACTGACTGGTTTCTCTAAAAAAGAAATACTGAACGAGAGAAGATTCATTGCcgaatttcttgatcaccAAAGTGTGGTGGACTACTACGATCTGTTCCACGAATACCTAGCTTTTGGATCTAAGAATGGTACGAAATCGACGACCGCTGACGGTCAAGCTATCTTTGGGGAATGTAATCTGCTAGTAAGCAATGGATCATTCCTAAAATGCGCAGGGTGCTGGACTGCCAAGAGAGATAGCTTTAACATTTCGCTTCTTGTCGTGGGGCAATTCTTGCCTATATTTGACGTCGAATGA